The proteins below are encoded in one region of Pseudomonas sp. SCB32:
- a CDS encoding NarK/NasA family nitrate transporter: protein MNTSFWKAGHAPTLFAAFLYFDLSFMVWYVLGPLAVQIATDLQLTTQQRALMVATPILSGAILRFLMGLLADRWSPKAAGILGQVIVICALFGAWRLGIHSLEQAMILGVLLGMAGASFAVALPLASQWYPPQHQGKAMGIAGAGNSGTVLTALFAPAIAAAFGWQNVFGFALIPLLATLAVFALLARNAPERPAPKAVGDYLKALGDRDSWWFMFFYSVTFGGFLGLASTLPGYFHDQYGLDPVKAGYYTAACVFAGSLMRPLGGALADRIGGIRSLLVMYTVASICIAAVGFHLPSALTALSLFVVAMLSLGAGNGAVFQLVPQRFRQTIGVMTGLIGMAGGIGGFCLTAGLGAIKQATGDYQIGLWLFASLGVLAWFGLHAVKARWRTTWGSAAVTAARV from the coding sequence ATGAACACGAGTTTCTGGAAAGCCGGCCACGCGCCGACCCTGTTTGCCGCCTTCCTGTATTTCGACCTGAGCTTCATGGTCTGGTACGTCCTCGGCCCGCTGGCGGTACAGATCGCCACCGACCTGCAACTGACCACCCAGCAGCGCGCGCTGATGGTGGCAACACCCATCCTATCCGGCGCCATCCTGCGCTTTCTGATGGGCCTGCTGGCCGATCGCTGGTCGCCCAAGGCCGCCGGCATCCTCGGCCAGGTGATCGTCATCTGCGCGCTGTTCGGCGCCTGGCGGCTGGGTATCCACAGCCTGGAGCAGGCGATGATCCTCGGCGTGCTGCTGGGCATGGCCGGCGCCTCCTTCGCCGTAGCGTTGCCGCTGGCTTCGCAGTGGTATCCGCCGCAGCACCAGGGCAAGGCCATGGGCATCGCCGGCGCTGGCAACTCCGGCACCGTGCTCACCGCGCTGTTCGCCCCCGCCATCGCCGCCGCCTTCGGCTGGCAGAACGTCTTCGGCTTCGCGCTGATCCCGCTGCTGGCGACTCTGGCAGTGTTCGCCCTGCTCGCTCGCAATGCTCCGGAGCGCCCGGCTCCCAAGGCCGTGGGCGACTACCTGAAGGCCCTGGGCGACCGCGACAGCTGGTGGTTCATGTTCTTCTACAGCGTGACCTTCGGCGGCTTCCTCGGCCTGGCCAGCACGCTGCCCGGCTACTTCCACGACCAGTACGGCCTGGACCCGGTGAAAGCCGGCTACTACACCGCCGCCTGCGTCTTCGCCGGTAGCCTGATGCGCCCGCTGGGCGGCGCCCTGGCTGACCGCATCGGCGGCATCCGCAGCTTGCTGGTGATGTACACCGTCGCCTCCATCTGCATCGCCGCCGTGGGCTTCCACCTGCCCAGCGCGTTGACGGCGCTGAGCCTCTTCGTGGTCGCCATGCTCAGCCTCGGTGCGGGCAATGGCGCGGTGTTCCAACTGGTGCCGCAGCGATTCCGCCAGACCATCGGCGTGATGACCGGGCTGATCGGGATGGCCGGCGGAATCGGCGGCTTCTGCCTGACGGCGGGCCTGGGCGCGATCAAGCAGGCTACCGGGGATTATCAGATCGGCCTGTGGCTGTTCGCCAGCCTCGGCGTGCTGGCCTGGTTCGGCCTGCACGCGGTAAAGGCGCGCTGGCGCACCACCTGGGGCAGTGCGGCCGTCACCGCGGCGCGGGTGTAA
- a CDS encoding nitrate reductase, with protein sequence MNPNRRTTASTCCYCGVGCGVLIEHDDERILDVQGDPQHPANFGRLCSKGSTLHLTGDADARAQFPELRLGKGLSRARTDWDTALEHAAGVFAETLREHGPDSVAFYVSGQLLTEDYYAFNKLARALVGTNNIDSNSRLCMSSAVVGYKRSLGADSPPCSYEDIELADCVMIAGSNMAYAHPVLFRRLEEARARRPEMKLIVIDPRVTDTTEAADLHLAILPGTDVALFHGILHILLWEGWIDRAFIDAHTEGLDELKALVRDYGPLAVAEICGIAVDDLQRAAQWIGQAPSFLSLWCMGLNQSTSGSAKNSALINLHLATGQIGRSGAGPFSLTGQPNAMGGRETGSLSNLLPGHREAGNAEHRAEVAAYWGVEQLPEHPGLSAIELFDAVRDGRIKALWIACTNPAQSLPDQTRAREALAACPFVIVQEAFTTSETCQYADLLLPAASWGEKEGTVTNSERRISHVRPATPAIGEARADWSIACDFARRLEQRLRPGESSLFDFDSPSALFDEYKLLTRERDLDLSGIDYALLDARGPQQWPFRPGAQQGTERLYGDGQFPTANGRARLIAEPYRAPKEKRDARYPLILNTGRLRDQWHGMTRTGTAPQLFGHVEEAVLSLHPDELRRRRISDGQLVRLHSRRGELVLPVQADDRLRPGQAFLPMHWGDRFLKGLGINVLTLPALDPLSRQPELKHATVEVSRIELPWQFFALVEGEVQKRFDALRPLFEDLRYASFSPTGRERPALVIRAANIEAPSAEWLARIDALLDLGDGPVMAYDDPRRTVGKRVRIEQSRIVSLRLAGETAARAWLRELWKDGRADQELRRWLLAPLSAAPGKVGAAADKTLCNCLNVSQSRIQAGIDKGLDLEGLKCELKCGTACGSCVPEIKRLLARKPLAATA encoded by the coding sequence ATGAACCCGAACCGTCGCACCACCGCATCCACCTGCTGCTACTGCGGCGTGGGCTGCGGCGTACTGATCGAGCACGACGACGAGCGCATCCTGGACGTACAGGGCGACCCGCAGCATCCGGCCAACTTCGGCCGCCTGTGCAGCAAGGGCTCGACCCTGCACCTCACCGGCGACGCGGACGCCCGCGCGCAGTTCCCGGAGCTGCGTCTGGGCAAGGGCCTGTCGCGCGCCCGCACCGACTGGGATACCGCGCTGGAGCATGCTGCCGGCGTCTTCGCCGAAACCCTCCGCGAGCACGGTCCGGACAGCGTGGCCTTCTATGTTTCCGGCCAGTTGCTGACCGAGGACTACTACGCCTTCAACAAGCTGGCCCGCGCGCTGGTCGGCACCAACAACATCGACAGCAACTCGCGCCTGTGCATGTCCTCGGCGGTCGTCGGCTACAAGCGCAGCCTGGGCGCCGACTCCCCGCCCTGCAGCTACGAGGACATCGAGCTGGCCGACTGCGTGATGATCGCCGGCAGCAACATGGCCTACGCCCACCCGGTGCTGTTCCGCCGCCTGGAAGAAGCCCGCGCACGGCGTCCGGAGATGAAGCTGATCGTCATCGACCCGCGCGTCACCGACACCACTGAGGCGGCCGATCTGCACCTGGCGATCCTGCCCGGCACCGACGTCGCGCTGTTCCACGGCATCCTGCACATCCTGCTCTGGGAAGGCTGGATCGATCGCGCCTTCATTGACGCCCATACCGAAGGCCTGGATGAGCTGAAAGCGCTGGTACGCGACTACGGCCCGCTGGCCGTGGCGGAAATCTGCGGCATCGCCGTCGATGACCTGCAACGTGCCGCCCAGTGGATCGGCCAGGCGCCCTCCTTCCTGTCGCTGTGGTGCATGGGCCTGAACCAGTCCACCTCCGGCAGCGCGAAGAACAGCGCGCTGATCAACCTGCACCTGGCCACTGGGCAGATCGGCCGCTCCGGAGCCGGTCCCTTCTCGCTCACCGGCCAACCCAACGCCATGGGCGGCCGCGAGACCGGCAGCCTGTCCAACCTGCTGCCCGGCCACCGCGAGGCCGGCAATGCCGAGCACCGTGCGGAGGTCGCCGCTTACTGGGGTGTCGAACAACTGCCGGAGCACCCCGGCCTGAGCGCCATCGAATTGTTCGACGCGGTCCGCGACGGGCGCATCAAGGCCCTGTGGATCGCCTGCACCAACCCCGCGCAATCGCTGCCGGACCAGACCCGCGCGCGCGAAGCCCTGGCCGCTTGCCCCTTCGTCATCGTCCAGGAAGCCTTCACCACCAGCGAGACCTGCCAGTACGCCGACCTGCTGCTGCCGGCCGCCAGCTGGGGCGAAAAGGAAGGCACGGTCACCAACTCCGAACGCCGCATCAGCCATGTCCGCCCCGCAACTCCCGCCATCGGCGAAGCGCGGGCGGACTGGAGCATCGCCTGCGATTTTGCCCGCCGCCTGGAGCAACGCCTGCGCCCCGGCGAATCCAGCCTGTTCGACTTCGACTCGCCGTCCGCACTATTCGACGAATACAAGCTACTGACTCGTGAACGTGACCTCGATCTCTCCGGCATCGACTACGCCCTGCTGGACGCGCGCGGCCCGCAGCAATGGCCCTTCCGCCCCGGCGCGCAGCAGGGCACCGAGCGCCTGTACGGCGACGGGCAGTTCCCCACCGCCAATGGTCGCGCCAGGCTCATCGCCGAGCCCTACCGCGCACCGAAGGAGAAGCGTGACGCGCGCTACCCGTTGATCCTCAACACAGGCCGCCTGCGTGACCAATGGCATGGCATGACCCGCACCGGCACGGCACCGCAACTGTTCGGCCACGTGGAAGAAGCGGTGCTCAGTCTCCACCCGGACGAGCTACGTCGTCGGCGCATCAGCGACGGCCAACTCGTGCGCCTGCACAGCCGGCGTGGTGAACTGGTGCTGCCGGTGCAAGCCGACGACCGCCTGCGCCCCGGTCAGGCCTTCCTGCCGATGCACTGGGGCGATCGCTTCCTCAAGGGTCTGGGTATCAACGTGCTCACCCTGCCGGCGTTGGACCCGCTGTCCCGCCAACCCGAGCTGAAACATGCCACGGTGGAAGTCAGCCGCATCGAGCTGCCCTGGCAGTTCTTCGCCCTGGTGGAAGGTGAGGTGCAGAAGCGTTTCGATGCCCTGCGCCCGCTGTTCGAAGACCTGCGCTACGCCAGTTTCAGCCCCACCGGCCGCGAACGCCCGGCGCTGGTGATCCGCGCCGCGAACATTGAAGCGCCCAGTGCTGAGTGGCTGGCGCGCATCGATGCCCTGCTCGACCTCGGCGACGGTCCGGTCATGGCCTATGACGACCCTCGCCGTACCGTCGGCAAGCGCGTGCGCATCGAACAATCGCGAATCGTCTCGCTGCGTCTGGCCGGGGAAACCGCCGCCCGCGCCTGGCTGCGCGAACTGTGGAAGGACGGACGCGCCGACCAGGAGCTGCGCCGCTGGCTGCTCGCTCCACTCAGCGCCGCTCCCGGCAAGGTCGGCGCGGCGGCCGACAAGACCTTGTGCAACTGCCTGAACGTCAGCCAGAGCCGCATCCAGGCCGGCATCGACAAGGGCCTGGACCTGGAAGGCCTCAAGTGCGAACTCAAGTGCGGGACCGCCTGCGGCTCCTGCGTACCGGAAATCAAGCGCCTGCTGGCCCGCAAGCCGCTGGCGGCCACCGCCTGA
- a CDS encoding bifunctional protein-serine/threonine kinase/phosphatase — MSLTLSFAQASAIGPRDENQDALRVVTPPAGLAASKGHLFAIADGVSHCADGGLAARLTLQALAVDYYATPETWAVAQALDRLLISQNRWLQANGGGQPLLTTLTALVLRGRRFTLAHVGDCRLYRWSAGQLDCLTQDHVWEQPGMQHVLKRALGLDQHLVVDYRDGELESGHCFLLVSDGVWATLGDAGVLRLLEDAPSLQACADALVNAAHLAGSQDNASALILRVEDLPPAGLGDALAQLDHWPVAPALRDEQEFEGWQIDGKLAQSRQSLIYRVRDRQNRPWLLKTLPPALRDSAEAAQALLLEEWFLRRVQGRYFPELHSLPQRQHLYYVMREYRGQTLDEHLRLNGPLALPDWLDLAQRLLRGLGQLHRRNILHRDIKPENLHWADDGELRLLDFGLAYCPGLSKEDPHDLPGTPSYLAPESFQGASPDARQDLYAAGVTLYRLLCGHYPYGEIEAFQHPRFGTPAPASRYRPDVPAWLDDWLSRLIAAQPQQRFETAEECLLALEHGERQTPTRPRPLLEREPLRVWRGVALASLAINLGLILWMLHRG, encoded by the coding sequence ATGAGCCTCACCCTGAGCTTCGCCCAGGCCAGCGCCATCGGCCCGCGCGACGAGAACCAGGATGCCCTGCGGGTGGTCACCCCGCCCGCAGGGCTGGCCGCCAGCAAGGGGCACCTGTTCGCCATCGCCGACGGCGTCAGCCATTGCGCCGACGGTGGCCTGGCCGCGCGCCTGACCCTGCAGGCGCTGGCCGTCGACTACTACGCCACCCCCGAGACCTGGGCCGTCGCCCAGGCCCTCGACCGCCTGCTGATCTCGCAGAACCGCTGGCTGCAGGCCAACGGCGGCGGGCAACCGCTACTCACCACCCTTACCGCGCTGGTCTTGCGGGGCCGGCGCTTCACCCTCGCCCATGTCGGCGACTGTCGCCTGTACCGCTGGAGCGCCGGGCAACTGGATTGCCTGACCCAGGACCATGTCTGGGAACAGCCGGGCATGCAGCACGTGCTCAAGCGCGCGCTGGGCCTCGACCAACACCTGGTGGTGGACTATCGCGATGGCGAGCTGGAGAGCGGCCACTGTTTCCTGCTGGTCAGCGACGGGGTCTGGGCCACGCTGGGCGACGCGGGAGTCCTGCGCCTGCTGGAAGATGCGCCTTCGCTACAGGCCTGTGCCGATGCCCTGGTCAATGCCGCCCACCTGGCCGGCAGCCAGGACAACGCCAGCGCCCTGATCCTGCGTGTGGAAGATTTGCCGCCGGCCGGCCTGGGCGACGCTCTTGCTCAACTCGATCATTGGCCCGTAGCGCCCGCCCTGCGGGACGAACAGGAATTCGAGGGCTGGCAGATCGACGGCAAGCTGGCCCAGTCCCGCCAGTCGCTGATCTACCGCGTACGTGATCGGCAGAATCGCCCCTGGCTGCTCAAGACCCTGCCACCAGCGCTGCGCGATTCCGCGGAAGCCGCCCAGGCGCTGCTGCTGGAGGAATGGTTCCTGCGCCGCGTGCAGGGCCGCTACTTCCCGGAGCTGCACAGCCTGCCGCAACGCCAGCACCTCTACTATGTGATGCGCGAGTATCGGGGGCAGACGCTGGACGAACACCTCAGGCTCAATGGCCCGCTCGCCCTGCCCGACTGGCTCGACCTCGCCCAGCGCCTGCTGCGCGGATTGGGGCAACTGCACCGGCGCAACATCCTGCATCGCGACATCAAGCCGGAGAACCTGCACTGGGCCGACGACGGCGAGCTGCGTCTGCTGGACTTCGGCCTGGCCTATTGCCCCGGCTTGTCGAAGGAGGACCCGCACGACCTGCCCGGCACTCCGAGCTACCTCGCACCCGAGTCCTTCCAGGGCGCATCGCCGGACGCCCGCCAGGACCTCTATGCGGCCGGCGTCACGCTGTACCGGCTGCTCTGCGGCCATTATCCCTACGGCGAGATCGAAGCCTTCCAGCACCCACGCTTCGGCACGCCCGCGCCGGCCAGCCGCTATCGCCCGGACGTGCCGGCCTGGCTGGACGACTGGCTTTCCCGGCTGATCGCCGCCCAGCCACAACAGCGCTTCGAAACCGCCGAGGAATGCCTGCTCGCCCTGGAACACGGTGAACGCCAGACGCCGACGCGTCCGCGTCCGCTGCTGGAACGCGAACCGCTCAGGGTCTGGCGTGGGGTTGCCCTGGCATCCCTGGCAATCAACCTTGGGCTGATTCTCTGGATGCTGCATCGCGGCTGA
- a CDS encoding ANTAR domain-containing response regulator: MLRVLLINDTPKKVGRLKAALVESGFDVVDESGLTVDLAQRVEALRPDVILIDTESPGRDVLEQVVLVTRDQPRPIVMFTDEHDPQVMRQAIRSGVSAYIVEGIQAQRLQPILDVAMARFESDQALRAQLQARDQQLAERKRIELAKGLLMKMKDCAEEEAYTLMRRQAMGRQQKLVQVAEQIIAMHEMLGH; encoded by the coding sequence ATGCTCCGCGTCCTGCTGATCAACGACACCCCGAAGAAGGTCGGGCGCCTCAAGGCGGCACTGGTGGAGTCGGGCTTCGACGTGGTCGACGAATCCGGTCTCACCGTGGACCTGGCGCAACGCGTGGAAGCCCTGCGCCCGGACGTGATCCTCATCGACACTGAATCCCCCGGCCGCGATGTGCTGGAACAGGTGGTGCTGGTCACCCGCGACCAGCCGCGTCCGATCGTCATGTTCACCGACGAGCACGATCCGCAGGTGATGCGCCAGGCCATCCGTTCCGGGGTCAGCGCCTACATCGTCGAAGGCATCCAGGCGCAACGCCTGCAGCCGATCCTCGACGTCGCCATGGCCCGCTTCGAGAGCGACCAGGCGCTGCGCGCGCAGCTCCAGGCCCGCGACCAGCAGCTTGCCGAGCGCAAGCGCATCGAACTGGCCAAGGGGCTGCTGATGAAAATGAAGGACTGCGCCGAGGAAGAGGCCTATACCCTGATGCGCCGCCAGGCCATGGGGCGTCAGCAGAAGCTGGTGCAGGTAGCCGAACAGATCATTGCAATGCACGAAATGCTCGGACACTGA
- a CDS encoding polysaccharide lyase family 7 protein, which yields MIDLSTWNLTIPSAPRPTEITTQQLLNGYQSSYFKRDGDTIVFWVPVNGSHTEDSTYPRTELRETKRDGSIYNWYYTGGDNELRATVSVGRVPSQNKIIIGQIHSKSPTSGDGEPLVKLQYYYHPDTQTGSIEALVRNHPTDTVSKNIPLLKDVRLNERVTYSLRVTSTGQLGLRAETSDGEKQYYGQALSSTWSKQLLYFKAGAYISDNKGTTDEGGRVTFYHVNLTH from the coding sequence ATGATCGACCTTTCCACTTGGAACCTGACCATCCCCAGCGCCCCCCGCCCCACCGAAATCACCACCCAGCAACTGCTGAACGGCTACCAGAGCAGCTACTTCAAGCGCGATGGCGACACTATCGTGTTCTGGGTGCCGGTCAACGGCTCCCACACCGAAGACAGCACCTACCCGCGTACCGAGCTGCGCGAGACCAAGCGCGACGGCAGCATCTACAACTGGTACTACACCGGCGGCGACAACGAGCTGCGGGCCACCGTGAGCGTCGGCCGCGTGCCCTCGCAGAACAAGATCATCATCGGCCAGATCCACAGCAAATCGCCCACCAGCGGCGACGGCGAGCCGCTGGTGAAGCTGCAGTACTACTATCACCCCGACACCCAGACCGGCAGCATCGAGGCGCTGGTGCGCAACCACCCGACCGACACGGTCAGCAAGAACATCCCGTTGCTCAAGGATGTGCGCCTGAACGAGCGCGTCACCTACAGCCTGCGCGTGACCTCCACGGGCCAACTGGGCCTGCGCGCCGAAACCTCCGATGGCGAGAAGCAGTACTACGGTCAGGCCCTGAGCTCGACCTGGAGCAAGCAGCTGCTCTACTTCAAGGCCGGCGCCTACATCAGCGACAACAAGGGCACCACCGACGAAGGCGGCCGCGTGACCTTCTACCACGTCAACCTGACGCACTGA
- the nirD gene encoding nitrite reductase small subunit NirD, whose amino-acid sequence MNWFDICALDDINPLGSRVIAGPKGDIAIFRTSGDEVFALDDRCPHKGGPLSQGLIYGKRVACPLHNWQIELESGEAVAPDQGCTHRHEVKVEDGRVLLALRGLTVMDRADCA is encoded by the coding sequence ATGAACTGGTTCGACATCTGCGCCCTGGACGACATCAACCCGCTGGGCTCGCGCGTCATCGCCGGCCCCAAGGGCGACATCGCGATATTCCGTACCAGCGGCGACGAGGTCTTCGCCCTCGACGACCGCTGTCCGCACAAGGGCGGCCCGCTGTCCCAGGGCCTGATCTATGGCAAGCGCGTGGCCTGCCCGCTGCACAACTGGCAGATCGAATTGGAGAGCGGTGAAGCCGTGGCTCCCGACCAGGGCTGTACCCATCGCCACGAGGTGAAGGTCGAGGATGGCCGCGTGCTGCTGGCCTTGCGCGGTCTCACCGTAATGGATCGGGCCGACTGCGCCTGA
- the nirB gene encoding nitrite reductase large subunit NirB, whose amino-acid sequence MKKLKLVLIGNGMAGVRTLEELLKIAPDLYDITVFGAEPHPNYNRILLSPVLAGEQAFEDIVLNDLNWYSQNGIRLLLNRKVSRIDRHRRKVYAEDGTEAGYDRLLIATGSNPFILPVPGSRLQGVIGYRDIADTQTMIDTAGTHSHAVVIGGGLLGLEAANGLKQRGMDVTVVHLSDWLLERQLDRTAGKLLQGALESRGIHFRLNTQTEELIDDGSGRVCAIRFKDGEVIAADLVVMAAGIRPNTELAEKTGLPCNRGILVNDTLQTYDPRIYALGECASHRGIAYGLVAPLFEQAKVCANHLAMLGFARYQGSVTSTKLKVTGIDLFSAGEFMGGEGTETITLSDPIGGVYKKLVIKDDVLVGACLYGDTADGGWYFRQIRENHNVGEIRDHLMFGESSIGDVGHQGQNSAANMPDSAEVCGCNGVCKGTIVKAIQENGLFSVDEVKKHTKAASSCGSCAGLVEQILISTVGGAADVKPKSEKAICGCSDLNHGQVRKAIREHHLITLGSAMRFMDWRTPDGCATCRPALNYYLISTWPGEAKDDPQSRLINERAHANIQKDGTYSVVPRMWGGVTNAAELRRIADVADKYQIPMVKVTGGQRIDLLGIKKDDLPAIWKELDMPSGHAYGKSIRTVKTCVGSEFCRFGTQNSTQLGIDLEHDLFNMWSPHKVKLAVSGCPRNCAEAGIKDIGIIGVDSGWELYIGGNGGIKTEVAEFFVKLKTSDEVREYSGAFLQLYREEAFYLERTVHYLQRVGMERIRKAVLEDAENRQALNARLQFSLSLEQDPWQERIAQQPLKKEFERIPLKQLEPA is encoded by the coding sequence ATGAAAAAGCTCAAGCTCGTACTGATCGGCAACGGCATGGCCGGTGTGCGGACCCTGGAAGAACTGCTGAAGATCGCCCCTGACCTCTACGACATCACCGTATTCGGCGCAGAACCCCACCCCAACTACAACCGCATCCTGCTCTCCCCCGTACTGGCCGGCGAGCAGGCCTTCGAGGACATCGTCCTCAACGACCTCAACTGGTACAGCCAGAACGGCATCCGCCTGTTGCTCAACCGCAAGGTCAGCCGCATCGACCGCCACCGCCGCAAGGTCTACGCCGAAGACGGCACCGAGGCCGGGTACGACCGCCTGCTGATCGCCACCGGCTCCAACCCCTTTATCCTGCCGGTGCCGGGCAGCCGCCTGCAGGGCGTGATCGGCTACCGCGACATCGCCGACACCCAGACCATGATCGACACCGCCGGCACCCACAGCCATGCGGTGGTTATCGGCGGCGGCCTGCTCGGCCTGGAAGCGGCCAACGGTCTCAAGCAGCGCGGCATGGACGTCACCGTGGTGCACCTCTCCGACTGGCTGCTGGAACGCCAGCTGGACCGCACCGCCGGCAAGCTGCTGCAGGGTGCGCTGGAATCGCGCGGCATTCACTTCCGCCTGAACACCCAGACCGAAGAGCTGATCGACGACGGCAGCGGCCGCGTCTGCGCCATACGCTTCAAGGACGGCGAAGTAATCGCCGCCGACCTCGTGGTGATGGCCGCCGGCATCCGCCCCAACACCGAACTGGCGGAAAAGACCGGCCTGCCCTGTAACCGCGGCATCCTGGTCAACGACACCCTGCAGACCTATGACCCGCGCATCTACGCCCTGGGCGAATGCGCCAGCCACCGTGGCATCGCCTACGGCCTGGTGGCGCCGCTGTTCGAACAGGCCAAGGTCTGCGCCAACCACCTGGCCATGCTCGGCTTCGCACGCTACCAGGGCTCGGTGACCTCCACCAAGCTCAAGGTCACCGGCATCGACCTGTTCTCCGCCGGCGAATTCATGGGCGGCGAAGGCACCGAGACCATCACACTCTCCGACCCCATCGGCGGTGTTTACAAGAAGCTGGTGATCAAGGATGACGTGCTGGTCGGCGCCTGCCTCTATGGCGACACCGCCGACGGTGGCTGGTACTTCCGGCAGATCCGCGAGAACCACAACGTCGGCGAGATCCGCGACCACCTGATGTTCGGCGAGAGCAGCATTGGCGACGTCGGCCACCAGGGCCAGAACAGCGCGGCGAACATGCCCGACAGCGCCGAGGTCTGCGGCTGCAACGGCGTATGCAAGGGCACCATCGTCAAGGCGATCCAGGAGAACGGCCTGTTCAGCGTCGACGAAGTGAAGAAGCACACCAAGGCCGCCAGTTCATGCGGTTCCTGCGCAGGCCTGGTGGAGCAGATCCTGATCAGCACCGTGGGCGGTGCGGCGGACGTGAAACCCAAGAGCGAGAAGGCCATCTGCGGCTGCAGCGACCTCAACCACGGCCAGGTGCGCAAGGCGATCCGCGAGCATCACCTGATCACCCTGGGCAGCGCCATGCGCTTCATGGACTGGCGCACCCCGGACGGCTGCGCCACCTGCCGCCCGGCGCTGAACTACTACCTGATCTCCACCTGGCCGGGCGAGGCCAAGGACGATCCGCAGTCGCGCCTGATCAACGAACGTGCCCACGCCAACATCCAGAAGGACGGCACCTACTCGGTGGTCCCGCGCATGTGGGGTGGCGTGACCAACGCCGCCGAATTGCGCCGCATCGCCGACGTCGCCGACAAGTACCAGATACCCATGGTCAAGGTCACCGGCGGCCAGCGCATCGACCTGCTGGGTATCAAGAAAGATGACCTGCCGGCGATCTGGAAGGAACTGGACATGCCCTCCGGCCACGCCTACGGCAAGTCCATCCGCACCGTGAAGACCTGCGTGGGCAGCGAGTTCTGCCGCTTCGGCACGCAGAACTCGACCCAGCTGGGCATCGATCTTGAGCACGACCTGTTCAACATGTGGTCGCCGCACAAGGTCAAGCTGGCGGTCTCCGGCTGCCCGCGCAACTGTGCCGAGGCCGGCATCAAGGACATCGGCATCATCGGCGTGGATTCGGGCTGGGAGCTGTACATCGGCGGTAACGGCGGGATCAAGACGGAGGTGGCGGAGTTCTTCGTCAAGCTCAAGACCTCCGACGAAGTCCGCGAGTACAGCGGCGCCTTCCTGCAGCTCTACCGCGAGGAAGCCTTCTATCTGGAGCGCACCGTGCACTACCTGCAACGGGTCGGCATGGAGCGCATCAGAAAGGCCGTGCTGGAAGACGCGGAGAACCGCCAGGCGCTCAATGCGCGGCTGCAATTCTCCCTGTCACTGGAACAGGACCCATGGCAGGAGCGTATCGCCCAGCAGCCGCTGAAGAAGGAATTCGAACGGATTCCCCTCAAGCAGCTGGAGCCCGCCTGA
- a CDS encoding thioesterase family protein: MARLKLEFPEELFLYETKLTVRVTDINGANHLGNDSMISMISEARARFLFDYGIRETGIIVTDLATTYRAEAHARDQLLFEVGVMDFNKYGGDIIFRITRPADGTLVAMAKSGFVFFDYQVGKVTPIPEAFRDAFPNVNWIA; this comes from the coding sequence ATGGCCCGCCTGAAACTGGAATTCCCCGAAGAACTCTTCCTCTACGAAACCAAGCTGACCGTGCGCGTCACCGACATCAACGGCGCCAACCACCTGGGCAACGACTCGATGATCTCGATGATTTCCGAGGCCCGCGCGCGCTTCCTGTTCGACTACGGCATCCGCGAGACCGGCATCATCGTCACTGACCTCGCCACCACCTACCGCGCCGAGGCCCATGCCCGCGACCAGTTACTGTTCGAAGTCGGCGTCATGGACTTCAACAAGTACGGCGGCGACATCATCTTCCGCATCACCCGTCCAGCGGACGGCACCCTGGTGGCCATGGCCAAGTCCGGATTCGTGTTCTTCGACTACCAGGTCGGCAAGGTCACGCCCATTCCCGAGGCGTTTCGTGACGCATTCCCCAATGTGAACTGGATCGCCTGA
- a CDS encoding cytochrome C: protein MPSFLRVGALSGCLCLPILTLSTPSPAADTDSLQRGRYLVQIAGCNDCHTPGYAMAPEKVPESAWLTGDQLGWSGPWGTTYPANLRLYMQAYSEEQWLANARQANFRPPMPSHVLRVMSEDDLRGIYRYVRQLGPAGQAAPAYLPPGSAPKGPAVVFPAPPPP from the coding sequence ATGCCGTCCTTCCTTCGGGTGGGCGCGCTGTCCGGTTGTCTGTGCCTGCCTATCCTCACCCTGTCCACGCCGAGCCCGGCGGCGGACACCGACTCCCTGCAACGCGGCCGCTATCTGGTGCAGATCGCCGGCTGCAACGACTGCCACACCCCCGGCTACGCCATGGCCCCCGAGAAAGTCCCGGAAAGCGCCTGGCTCACGGGTGACCAGCTGGGCTGGAGCGGCCCCTGGGGCACCACCTACCCCGCCAACCTGCGCCTGTACATGCAGGCCTACAGCGAAGAGCAGTGGCTGGCCAACGCACGGCAGGCGAATTTCCGTCCGCCCATGCCGTCCCATGTGCTGCGAGTAATGAGCGAAGACGACCTGCGCGGGATCTATCGCTATGTCCGCCAGTTGGGGCCGGCCGGACAGGCCGCCCCCGCCTATCTGCCGCCGGGCAGCGCACCCAAGGGTCCGGCAGTCGTATTCCCCGCCCCGCCTCCCCCCTGA